From Pseudomonas putida, one genomic window encodes:
- the dkgB gene encoding 2,5-didehydrogluconate reductase DkgB: protein MSIPSFGLGTYRLTGQAVIDSVKSALALGYRAIDTAQIYKNEADVGQAIAESGVARSELFITTKIWVDNYAADRLVPSLRESLAKLRTDYVDLLLIHWPAPGNGIELAEYMSAMADAKKLGLTRQIGVSNFNIELTRQAIDVVGQGEIATNQVELSPYLQNAKLAAYLKDQGITVTSYMTLAYGKVLKDPVLAEIASKHKATVAQVALAWAMQLGYAVTPSSTKRENLASNLLACSLKLDAEDMARIASLERNGREVSPDSLAPAWD, encoded by the coding sequence ATGAGCATTCCATCCTTCGGCCTTGGCACCTACCGCCTCACCGGCCAGGCCGTCATCGATTCGGTCAAGTCGGCCCTGGCGCTGGGCTATCGGGCCATCGACACAGCACAGATCTACAAGAACGAAGCCGACGTCGGCCAGGCCATTGCCGAAAGCGGCGTAGCGCGCAGCGAGCTGTTCATCACCACCAAGATCTGGGTCGACAACTATGCTGCAGACCGGTTGGTCCCCAGCTTGCGCGAAAGCCTGGCCAAACTGCGCACCGACTACGTCGACCTGCTGCTGATCCACTGGCCAGCCCCAGGGAATGGCATCGAACTGGCCGAATACATGAGCGCCATGGCCGACGCCAAGAAACTCGGCCTGACCCGCCAGATCGGCGTGTCCAACTTCAACATCGAACTCACCCGCCAAGCCATCGACGTGGTCGGCCAAGGTGAAATCGCCACCAACCAGGTGGAGCTCAGCCCCTACCTGCAAAACGCCAAGCTGGCTGCCTACCTCAAGGACCAGGGCATCACCGTCACCTCGTACATGACCCTGGCCTACGGCAAAGTGCTCAAGGATCCGGTACTGGCCGAGATCGCCAGCAAGCACAAGGCCACCGTCGCCCAGGTGGCCCTGGCCTGGGCCATGCAGCTGGGTTACGCAGTGACCCCCTCCTCCACCAAGCGCGAGAACCTGGCCAGCAACCTGCTCGCCTGCAGCCTGAAACTGGATGCCGAGGACATGGCGCGCATCGCCTCGCTCGAGCGCAATGGCCGTGAAGTCAGCCCGGATAGCCTGGCGCCCGCCTGGGACTGA
- a CDS encoding DUF934 domain-containing protein, with protein sequence MQRIIKNNQIVDETWHLLPKETTIDELTNCDDYIVPLQLWRDHAHLLKARDGGLGVWLDSDEQAEEIGDDVQHFQVIALNFPAFTDGRNYSNARLLRDRYQFKGELRAIGDVLRDQLFYMARCGFDAFAIRADKDPEDALQGLKDFSVTYQAATDEPLPLFRRR encoded by the coding sequence ATGCAGCGAATCATTAAGAACAACCAGATCGTCGACGAAACCTGGCACCTGCTGCCCAAGGAAACCACGATCGACGAGCTGACCAACTGCGACGACTACATCGTCCCCCTGCAACTGTGGCGTGACCATGCCCACCTGCTCAAGGCCCGCGACGGTGGCCTGGGCGTGTGGCTGGACAGCGATGAACAAGCGGAAGAGATCGGCGACGACGTGCAGCACTTTCAGGTCATCGCCCTGAACTTCCCGGCCTTCACCGACGGGCGCAACTATTCCAATGCGCGCCTGCTGCGTGACCGCTACCAGTTCAAGGGCGAGCTGCGCGCCATCGGCGACGTGCTCCGTGACCAACTGTTCTACATGGCCCGCTGCGGTTTCGATGCCTTCGCCATCCGTGCCGACAAGGACCCGGAAGATGCCCTGCAGGGGCTGAAGGACTTCTCGGTGACCTACCAGGCCGCCACCGACGAGCCGCTGCCGCTGTTCCGCCGCCGTTGA
- a CDS encoding nitrite/sulfite reductase, with protein sequence MYVYDEYDQRIIEDRVKQFRDQTRRYLAGELSEEEFRPLRLQNGLYIQRFAPMLRVAVPYGQLNARQVRTLAKIARDYDKGYAHISTRQNVQFNWPALEDIPDILAELATVQMHAIQTSGNCLRNTTTDQFAGVAADEVIDPRPWCEIVRQWTTFHPEFAYLPRKFKIAINGSKEDRAAIEVHDIGLEPVRNAAGELGFRVLVGGGLGRTPVVGSFINEFLPWQDLISYLDAILRVYNRYGRRDNKYKARIKILVKALTPEVFAEKVEAEMAHLRGGSTTLTEEEVQRVSRHFIDPDYLALDNVDYSAQDAENPGFARWRSRNTRAHKRPGYVAVTLSLKPTGVAPGDLTDKQLDAVADLAERYSFGFLRTSHEQNIILADVEQRQLHALWLELREGGFATPNIGLLTDIICCPGGDYCSLANAKSIPIAESIQRRFDDLDYLFDIGEIDLNISGCMNACGHHHVGHIGILGVDKKGEEFYQVSLGGNAARDASLGKILGPSFAQDDMADVIEKLIAVYVEQRTEEERFIDTYQRIGIDPFKERVYAANH encoded by the coding sequence ATGTACGTATACGACGAGTACGATCAGCGGATCATCGAGGACCGCGTCAAGCAGTTCCGTGATCAGACCCGCCGCTACCTGGCCGGTGAGCTGAGCGAAGAAGAATTCCGCCCTCTGCGCCTGCAGAACGGCCTCTATATCCAGCGTTTCGCCCCGATGCTGCGCGTCGCCGTGCCCTACGGCCAGCTGAACGCCCGCCAGGTCCGCACCCTGGCCAAGATCGCCCGCGATTACGACAAGGGCTACGCCCATATCTCTACCCGCCAGAACGTGCAGTTCAACTGGCCGGCACTTGAAGATATTCCAGACATCCTTGCCGAACTGGCCACCGTGCAGATGCACGCGATCCAGACCAGCGGCAACTGCCTGCGCAACACCACCACCGACCAATTCGCCGGTGTGGCCGCAGACGAAGTCATCGACCCGCGCCCCTGGTGCGAAATCGTTCGCCAGTGGACCACCTTCCACCCAGAGTTCGCCTACCTGCCGCGCAAGTTCAAGATCGCGATCAACGGCTCGAAGGAAGACCGCGCTGCCATCGAAGTACACGACATCGGCCTGGAACCGGTGCGCAACGCTGCCGGTGAGCTGGGCTTCCGTGTGCTGGTCGGTGGTGGCCTGGGCCGCACCCCGGTGGTCGGTTCGTTCATCAATGAATTCCTGCCGTGGCAGGACCTGATCAGCTACCTGGACGCCATCCTGCGCGTGTACAACCGTTACGGCCGCCGTGACAACAAGTACAAGGCGCGGATCAAGATCCTGGTCAAGGCCCTGACCCCAGAGGTGTTTGCCGAGAAGGTCGAGGCCGAAATGGCCCACCTGCGTGGCGGCAGCACGACCCTGACCGAAGAAGAAGTGCAGCGTGTTTCGCGCCACTTCATCGACCCGGACTACCTGGCCCTGGACAACGTCGACTACAGCGCCCAGGACGCCGAGAACCCAGGCTTCGCCCGCTGGCGCTCGCGCAACACCCGTGCCCACAAGCGCCCTGGCTACGTGGCCGTGACCCTGTCGCTCAAGCCCACCGGCGTTGCCCCGGGAGACCTCACCGACAAGCAGCTGGACGCCGTGGCGGACCTGGCAGAGCGCTACAGCTTCGGCTTCCTGCGCACCTCGCACGAGCAGAACATCATTCTTGCCGACGTCGAGCAGCGTCAGCTGCATGCCCTGTGGCTGGAGCTGCGCGAAGGTGGTTTCGCCACGCCGAACATCGGCCTGCTGACCGACATCATCTGCTGCCCGGGCGGGGACTACTGCTCGCTGGCCAACGCCAAGTCGATCCCGATCGCCGAATCCATCCAGCGCCGCTTCGACGACCTGGACTACCTGTTCGACATCGGCGAGATCGATCTGAATATCTCCGGTTGCATGAACGCCTGCGGCCACCACCACGTCGGGCACATCGGTATCCTTGGCGTGGATAAGAAGGGCGAGGAGTTCTACCAGGTGTCCCTGGGTGGCAACGCCGCACGTGACGCGAGCCTGGGCAAGATCCTCGGCCCGTCCTTCGCCCAGGATGACATGGCCGACGTGATCGAGAAGCTGATCGCCGTGTACGTTGAACAACGTACCGAGGAAGAGCGTTTCATCGACACCTACCAGCGTATCGGCATCGACCCCTTCAAGGAACGCGTCTATGCAGCGAATCATTAA